The following proteins come from a genomic window of Streptococcus oralis:
- a CDS encoding glycosyltransferase family 4 protein, whose protein sequence is MRIGLFTDTYFPQVSGVATSIRTLKTELEKQGHAVFIFTTTDKDVNRYEDWQIIRIPSVPFFAFKDRRFAYRGFTKALEIAKQYQLDIIHTQTEFSLGLLGIWIARELKIPVIHTYHTQYEDYVHYIAKGMLIRPSMVKYLVRGFLHDVDGVICPSEIVRDLLSKYKVKVEKRVIPTGIELAKFERPEIKEENLAALRSKLGIKEDEKMLLSLSRISYEKNIQAVLNAFAEVVKEEDKVKLVVAGDGPYLDSLKEQAVKLQIQDHVIFTGMIAPSETALYYKAADFFISASTSETQGLTYLESLASGTPVIAHGNPYLDNLISDKMFGTLYYGGHDLAGAILEALIATPDMDEQKLADKLYEISAENFGKRVHEFYLDAMISNKFEQELRGDEPMTQRFLKTILYLPQQAVSAPVKESKRILKASKKQLSSIRDYWRD, encoded by the coding sequence ATGCGAATTGGTTTATTTACAGATACCTATTTCCCTCAGGTTTCCGGGGTCGCGACTAGTATTCGGACGTTGAAAACTGAGCTTGAGAAGCAAGGGCATGCAGTTTTTATCTTTACAACGACTGATAAAGACGTGAACCGCTACGAGGATTGGCAAATTATTCGCATTCCGAGTGTCCCTTTCTTTGCATTTAAGGATCGACGATTTGCCTACCGAGGTTTCACAAAGGCGCTTGAAATTGCCAAGCAGTATCAACTCGATATCATTCATACCCAGACAGAATTTTCACTAGGTTTGCTTGGGATTTGGATTGCGAGAGAATTGAAAATTCCAGTTATTCATACTTACCATACCCAGTATGAAGACTATGTGCATTACATTGCTAAGGGCATGCTGATTCGGCCAAGTATGGTAAAATATCTGGTACGGGGCTTCCTTCACGATGTGGATGGAGTGATTTGTCCTAGTGAAATTGTGCGGGACCTTCTATCTAAGTACAAAGTCAAGGTTGAAAAGCGTGTTATCCCTACTGGTATCGAGTTAGCTAAATTTGAACGCCCTGAGATTAAAGAAGAGAATTTAGCAGCCCTTCGATCTAAGCTTGGGATTAAAGAAGATGAGAAAATGTTGCTGAGTCTTTCTCGTATCTCCTATGAGAAGAATATCCAAGCAGTCCTAAATGCCTTTGCTGAGGTAGTGAAAGAAGAAGACAAGGTGAAACTTGTTGTTGCAGGTGACGGCCCTTATCTGGACAGTCTGAAGGAACAAGCAGTGAAATTGCAGATCCAAGATCATGTGATTTTTACTGGTATGATTGCTCCAAGTGAAACAGCCTTGTACTATAAGGCTGCAGATTTCTTTATCTCTGCTTCCACTAGTGAGACCCAAGGTTTGACTTATCTAGAGAGTCTAGCCAGTGGAACGCCTGTCATCGCTCATGGAAATCCTTATCTGGATAATCTGATCAGTGACAAAATGTTTGGAACCCTCTACTATGGAGGGCATGATCTTGCAGGTGCAATCTTGGAGGCCTTGATCGCCACTCCAGATATGGATGAGCAGAAGTTGGCTGACAAGTTGTATGAGATTTCGGCTGAGAATTTTGGGAAACGAGTTCATGAGTTTTATCTCGATGCGATGATTTCAAATAAATTTGAGCAGGAACTACGTGGCGACGAACCCATGACACAGCGATTCTTAAAAACTATTTTGTACCTACCTCAGCAGGCTGTTTCAGCTCCAGTTAAAGAGTCCAAACGAATATTAAAGGCTTCTAAAAAGCAGTTGTCTAGCATCCGGGATTACTGGAGAGATTAG
- a CDS encoding glycosyltransferase family 4 protein: MENEKLRINMLSSSEKVAGQGVSGAYRELVSLLHRDAKDQLIVTENLPVEADVTHFHTIDFPYYLSTFQKKRSGRKIGYVHFLPDTLEGSLKIPFFLKGIVKRYVFSFYNRMEHLVVVNPMFIEDLVAAGIPREKVTYIPNFVNKEKWHPLPAEQVSKLRKEIDLAEDQFVVIGAGQVQKRKGIDDFIRLAEELPEITFIWAGGFSFGGMTDGYERYKKIMDNPPENLIFPGIVSPERMRELYAMSDLFLLPSYNELFPMTILEAASCEAPIMLRDLELYKVILDGNYRATSDVSEMREAILEYKNDPEALKDLKEKAREISKEYSEEHLLEIWLKFYREQAALGKK, encoded by the coding sequence ATGGAAAACGAAAAATTGCGTATTAATATGCTGAGTTCAAGTGAAAAAGTAGCTGGTCAAGGAGTGTCAGGAGCTTATCGAGAATTGGTTAGTCTCCTTCACCGTGATGCCAAAGACCAGTTGATTGTTACAGAGAATCTTCCTGTAGAAGCGGATGTAACTCACTTTCATACCATTGATTTTCCCTATTATTTATCCACTTTCCAAAAGAAACGCTCTGGGAGAAAAATTGGCTATGTGCATTTTTTGCCTGATACGCTTGAGGGGAGTTTGAAGATTCCATTTTTCCTAAAAGGAATTGTCAAACGCTATGTTTTTTCCTTTTACAACCGAATGGAACACCTGGTGGTGGTCAATCCCATGTTTATCGAGGATTTAGTGGCTGCTGGTATTCCGCGTGAAAAAGTGACTTACATCCCAAATTTTGTAAACAAAGAAAAATGGCATCCATTACCAGCTGAACAAGTTTCAAAACTCCGTAAGGAAATAGATCTCGCGGAAGATCAGTTTGTCGTAATCGGTGCGGGTCAGGTTCAGAAACGTAAAGGGATTGATGACTTTATCCGTCTTGCTGAGGAATTGCCAGAAATTACCTTTATCTGGGCAGGTGGTTTTTCATTTGGTGGGATGACAGATGGTTATGAACGCTATAAGAAGATTATGGACAATCCACCTGAAAATCTTATTTTTCCCGGGATTGTGTCACCGGAACGGATGCGGGAACTTTACGCTATGTCGGATCTATTCTTGCTACCAAGTTACAATGAATTATTCCCTATGACTATCTTAGAGGCCGCTAGTTGCGAGGCTCCTATTATGTTGAGGGACTTGGAACTATATAAGGTTATTCTTGATGGGAATTATCGTGCTACAAGTGATGTTTCCGAGATGAGAGAAGCAATCCTAGAATACAAGAATGACCCTGAAGCCTTAAAGGACTTGAAAGAAAAAGCTCGCGAGATCTCCAAAGAGTACTCTGAGGAGCATTTGTTGGAAATCTGGTTAAAATTTTATCGAGAACAGGCTGCTTTGGGCAAAAAGTGA
- a CDS encoding metal-sulfur cluster assembly factor, which translates to MAYTEEQIETIKTRILNALEEVIDPELGIDIVNLGLIYEIRFDGETGHTEIDMTLTTMGCPLADLLTDQIHDAMTDVPEVTNTEVKLVWYPAWTVEKMSRYARIALGIK; encoded by the coding sequence ATGGCTTATACAGAAGAGCAAATTGAAACGATCAAAACACGTATTTTAAATGCCTTGGAAGAAGTAATTGATCCTGAGTTGGGGATTGATATTGTCAACCTAGGTTTGATTTATGAAATTCGATTTGATGGTGAAACAGGTCACACTGAAATTGATATGACCTTGACAACTATGGGCTGCCCACTGGCTGACCTTTTGACAGACCAGATACACGATGCGATGACAGATGTGCCTGAGGTAACTAATACCGAGGTCAAATTGGTCTGGTATCCAGCTTGGACAGTTGAAAAAATGAGCCGATACGCGCGTATCGCCCTAGGAATTAAATAA
- the rpoD gene encoding RNA polymerase sigma factor RpoD — MATKQKEVTTFDVQVADFIRNHKKTGTATDDEINSSLVIPFTLDADGIEDLLQRIQDAGISITDNEGNPSARVLSTEEEPELSDEDLIGSTSAKVNDPVRMYLKEIGVVPLLTNEEEKELALAVEAGDIEAKQRLAEANLRLVVSIAKRYVGRGMQFLDLIQEGNMGLMKAVDKFDYSKGFKFSTYATWWIRQAITRAIADQARTIRIPVHMVETINKLVREQRNLLQELGQDPTPEQIAERMDMTPDKVREILKIAQEPVSLETPIGEEDDSHLGDFIEDEVIENPVDYTTRIVLREQLDEVLDTLTDREENVLRLRFGLDDGKMRTLEDVGKVFNVTRERIRQIEAKALRKLRQPSRSKPLRDFIED; from the coding sequence ATGGCAACAAAACAAAAAGAAGTAACCACATTTGATGTGCAAGTAGCAGACTTTATCCGTAACCACAAAAAAACAGGAACAGCAACAGACGATGAAATCAACTCAAGTCTGGTTATTCCTTTTACTTTAGATGCAGACGGCATTGAAGACCTTTTGCAACGGATTCAGGATGCTGGCATTTCTATCACGGATAACGAAGGGAATCCAAGTGCACGTGTCCTTAGTACAGAAGAAGAGCCAGAACTCAGTGATGAGGACTTGATTGGCTCAACTTCTGCCAAGGTTAATGACCCAGTCCGTATGTATTTGAAGGAAATCGGGGTTGTTCCTCTCTTGACCAACGAAGAAGAAAAGGAATTGGCCCTAGCTGTTGAGGCTGGTGATATTGAAGCCAAACAACGTCTTGCGGAAGCCAACCTTCGTTTGGTGGTTTCTATTGCTAAGCGCTACGTAGGGCGTGGCATGCAGTTTCTTGACTTGATTCAAGAAGGAAACATGGGTTTGATGAAGGCCGTTGACAAGTTTGACTATTCAAAAGGATTCAAGTTTTCAACTTACGCAACTTGGTGGATTCGTCAGGCGATTACCCGTGCCATCGCTGACCAGGCCCGTACTATTCGTATCCCTGTCCACATGGTAGAAACCATTAACAAGCTTGTCCGTGAACAACGTAATCTCCTTCAAGAATTGGGGCAAGATCCGACTCCTGAACAAATCGCTGAGCGTATGGATATGACACCTGACAAGGTCCGTGAAATCCTAAAAATCGCTCAAGAACCAGTATCACTTGAAACACCGATTGGTGAAGAGGACGATAGCCATCTTGGGGACTTTATCGAAGACGAAGTGATTGAAAATCCAGTAGACTACACAACTCGTATCGTTTTGCGTGAGCAGTTGGATGAGGTTTTGGATACTCTCACAGACCGTGAAGAAAACGTCTTGCGCTTGCGCTTCGGGCTAGATGATGGGAAAATGCGTACTCTTGAAGATGTTGGTAAAGTCTTTAACGTGACTCGTGAGCGTATCCGTCAGATTGAGGCTAAGGCTTTGAGAAAATTGCGCCAACCAAGTCGCAGCAAACCCCTTCGTGATTTTATTGAAGACTAA
- the dnaG gene encoding DNA primase, producing the protein MVDKQVIEEIKNNTNIVEVIGDVISLQKAGRNYLGLCPFHGEKTPSFNVVEDKQFYHCFGCGRSGDVFKFIEEYQGVSFMEAVQLLGERVGIQLAMPVQSRPQQASPHQALYDMHEEAARFYHAILMTTKMGEEARAYLYKRGLTDDVLKHFQIGLAPAERTYLYQRLSDKFEEKDLLDSGLFYLSDGNQFYDTFFGRIIFPLTNDKGQVIAFSGRIWQETDSQTAKYKNSRSTAIFNKSYELYHLDKAKKGTGKNTELYLMEGFMDVIAAYRAGIENAVASMGTALSKEHVDHLKRFTKKIVLSYDGDKAGQAATAKALEELKDFSVEVVRVPDAMDPDEYLQKNSPEDLAYLLTKTRISPIEFYIHQLKPENSDNLQAQIEFIEKIAPLIAKEKSITAQNSYIHILADNLPSFDYQQVEQIVNESRIVQRQERVKENPTPVAISLPVTRQLTAVMRAEAHLLYRMAENPVVLNDYRLREDFFFDTPEFQILYELLSEQGEISSEELSHQTPEVENAWYQVLGLDLPTEMSPQELSDVEATRNRALLSKDNLRIKKKVQEASHVGDTDTALEELQRLISQKRRME; encoded by the coding sequence ATGGTTGACAAGCAAGTTATTGAAGAAATCAAAAACAATACCAACATTGTGGAAGTCATAGGCGACGTGATTTCTTTACAAAAGGCTGGACGGAACTATTTAGGGCTCTGTCCTTTTCATGGTGAGAAGACCCCCTCTTTCAACGTTGTGGAAGACAAGCAGTTTTATCATTGCTTCGGCTGTGGTCGTTCAGGAGATGTTTTTAAGTTCATCGAAGAATACCAAGGTGTATCCTTCATGGAAGCCGTTCAGCTCTTAGGAGAGCGCGTCGGTATTCAACTAGCTATGCCTGTTCAGTCTCGTCCCCAACAAGCTTCCCCTCATCAAGCTCTATATGATATGCATGAAGAAGCTGCCCGTTTTTACCATGCAATTCTCATGACGACCAAGATGGGAGAAGAAGCAAGGGCTTATCTATATAAACGAGGCTTGACGGATGATGTTCTGAAGCACTTCCAGATTGGACTGGCTCCAGCAGAGAGAACCTATCTCTATCAACGTTTATCTGACAAGTTTGAGGAAAAGGATTTATTGGATTCGGGCTTGTTTTACTTGTCAGATGGCAATCAGTTTTATGATACTTTTTTCGGACGGATCATCTTTCCTTTGACCAATGACAAGGGGCAGGTCATTGCCTTTTCAGGTCGTATCTGGCAAGAAACAGATAGTCAGACTGCTAAGTATAAAAATAGTCGCTCGACTGCAATTTTTAACAAGAGTTACGAATTGTATCATTTGGACAAGGCAAAAAAGGGAACAGGTAAGAATACAGAACTCTATCTGATGGAAGGCTTCATGGATGTGATCGCAGCCTACCGTGCTGGTATAGAAAATGCTGTGGCTTCCATGGGGACAGCCTTAAGCAAGGAGCATGTTGACCACCTCAAACGCTTTACCAAAAAAATTGTTCTCAGCTATGATGGCGATAAGGCAGGACAGGCAGCAACAGCTAAAGCTCTGGAGGAATTGAAAGATTTCTCAGTGGAGGTTGTCCGAGTACCTGATGCCATGGACCCAGATGAGTATTTGCAAAAGAATTCTCCTGAAGATCTGGCCTACCTCTTAACCAAGACACGTATCAGTCCCATAGAGTTCTATATTCACCAACTCAAACCTGAGAATAGTGATAACTTGCAAGCGCAAATCGAGTTCATTGAAAAGATTGCGCCCTTAATCGCCAAAGAAAAGTCGATCACCGCCCAGAATTCCTATATCCACATTCTGGCGGATAACCTACCTTCCTTTGATTACCAGCAAGTAGAACAGATTGTAAATGAAAGTCGGATTGTTCAAAGGCAGGAGAGGGTCAAGGAGAATCCTACGCCAGTAGCGATTAGTTTGCCTGTGACGCGGCAACTGACAGCAGTTATGAGAGCAGAGGCTCATCTCCTTTATAGGATGGCAGAGAATCCAGTTGTGTTAAATGACTACAGATTAAGAGAAGATTTTTTCTTTGATACCCCAGAATTTCAGATTCTTTACGAATTATTAAGTGAGCAGGGAGAAATCAGCTCAGAGGAACTTTCTCATCAGACTCCTGAGGTTGAAAATGCCTGGTACCAAGTTCTTGGTCTAGATTTGCCAACTGAGATGTCGCCTCAAGAACTTTCTGATGTCGAAGCGACTCGTAACCGTGCCCTCCTCAGCAAGGACAATTTAAGGATTAAAAAGAAAGTGCAGGAAGCTAGTCATGTAGGAGATACAGACACAGCCTTGGAAGAATTGCAACGATTGATTTCCCAAAAGAGAAGAATGGAGTAA
- a CDS encoding TipC family immunity protein, with protein MFGLYHVYQKYYYKGVHESLSNVFLEMNYAEINSGVLPGLADFSTAVDGGESYRDKDIIVGMSLESGLSESETILVYVGIEETFLIEYRRSLPNGRYLFIDYDYRDKMLKQTIEISESDQSLAYELIGYNIEVKSGKESDLELHLKSSYSFSSTKGLPNFQITNPNEVLEYLKPYGIDEAWIKEKSYFMLYDVVLERWFKNGSQRYSVDNLGDVEIVPLSFSE; from the coding sequence TTGTTTGGTCTATATCATGTCTATCAAAAGTATTATTATAAAGGAGTGCATGAATCTTTAAGTAATGTTTTTTTAGAAATGAACTATGCAGAGATAAATAGTGGTGTTTTACCTGGCCTCGCTGATTTTAGTACAGCCGTTGACGGAGGTGAATCATATCGCGATAAGGATATTATAGTTGGTATGAGTCTTGAATCAGGCTTATCTGAGAGTGAAACTATATTAGTGTATGTAGGTATTGAAGAAACATTTCTAATTGAGTATAGACGATCGTTACCTAATGGCAGATATCTTTTTATTGACTATGATTATAGAGATAAGATGCTCAAACAAACTATTGAAATTTCAGAATCTGATCAATCATTAGCTTACGAGTTAATTGGTTATAATATAGAAGTGAAGAGTGGAAAAGAATCTGATTTAGAGCTACATTTAAAAAGTTCCTATAGTTTTAGCTCGACTAAAGGCTTACCAAATTTTCAGATAACAAATCCAAACGAAGTACTAGAGTATTTAAAGCCTTATGGGATTGATGAAGCTTGGATTAAAGAAAAATCCTACTTCATGCTCTATGATGTCGTTCTAGAACGCTGGTTTAAAAATGGTAGTCAACGTTACTCGGTTGATAATCTTGGGGATGTAGAGATTGTGCCACTAAGTTTTTCTGAATAG
- a CDS encoding ABC transporter ATP-binding protein, translating into MTAIVELKNATKVITNGFDEEKIILNDVSLEIFEHDFITILGGNGAGKSTLFNTIAGTLPLTSGSIRIMGEDVTHFSPEKRARYLSRVFQDPKMGTAPRMTVAENLLIAKFRGEKRGLLPRRLSSYREEFQATIEKVGNGLEKHLDTPIEFLSGGQRQALSLLMATLKRPELLLLDEHTAALDPKTSVALMELTDDFVSKDHLTALMITHHMEDALKYGNRLIVMKEGRIIQDLNKEEKAKMKISDYYQLFE; encoded by the coding sequence ATGACAGCAATTGTAGAATTAAAAAATGCTACCAAAGTCATCACGAATGGCTTTGATGAGGAAAAAATCATTCTGAATGATGTTTCTCTTGAAATTTTCGAACATGATTTCATTACCATCCTAGGGGGAAATGGAGCAGGGAAGTCAACGCTTTTTAACACTATTGCAGGTACCCTACCTTTAACAAGCGGAAGTATCCGCATCATGGGCGAGGACGTGACGCATTTTTCACCTGAAAAGCGGGCTAGGTACCTGTCTCGTGTCTTTCAGGATCCTAAAATGGGTACGGCTCCCCGTATGACCGTTGCAGAAAACCTTTTGATTGCCAAGTTTCGTGGTGAGAAGAGAGGGCTCCTGCCTAGAAGGCTATCAAGTTATCGGGAAGAGTTTCAGGCTACCATTGAAAAAGTGGGAAATGGTCTTGAGAAACATCTCGACACTCCGATTGAGTTTCTTTCAGGTGGACAACGTCAGGCCTTGAGTCTCTTGATGGCAACCTTGAAGCGACCAGAGTTGCTCTTGTTGGATGAACACACAGCAGCTCTTGACCCAAAAACAAGTGTGGCCTTGATGGAACTAACAGATGACTTTGTCAGCAAGGATCATCTGACAGCCTTGATGATTACCCACCATATGGAAGATGCACTGAAGTATGGCAATCGTCTGATTGTCATGAAGGAAGGTCGTATCATCCAAGACCTCAATAAAGAAGAAAAAGCTAAGATGAAAATCTCAGACTACTATCAATTATTTGAATAG
- a CDS encoding ABC transporter permease: MIVSIISQGMVWAILGLGIFMTFRILNFPDMTTEGSFPLGGAVAVTLITQGVNPFLATLAAVGAGCLAGMATGLLYTKGKIPTLLSGILVMTSCHSIMLMIMGRANLGLLGTKQIQDVLPFDSDLNQLLTGLIFVALVIGLMLFFLDTKLGQAYIATGDNPDMARSFGINTGRMELMGLVLSNGIIALAGALIAQQEGYADVSRGIGVIVVGLASLIIGEVLFKSLTLAERLMTIVVGSIAYQFLVWGVIALGFNTSYLRLYSALILAVCLMIPTFKSKYLKGVKFSK, from the coding sequence ATGATAGTATCCATTATTTCTCAGGGGATGGTCTGGGCGATTTTAGGTTTGGGAATCTTTATGACTTTTCGAATTTTGAATTTTCCAGATATGACTACTGAAGGTTCTTTTCCTCTTGGGGGAGCAGTAGCTGTAACCTTGATAACACAGGGAGTCAATCCGTTTTTGGCAACCTTGGCTGCAGTAGGAGCGGGCTGTCTAGCTGGTATGGCGACGGGACTCTTATATACCAAAGGAAAAATCCCAACCCTCTTATCAGGAATTCTGGTCATGACTTCCTGCCATTCCATCATGCTCATGATTATGGGGCGTGCCAATCTGGGGCTTCTTGGAACCAAGCAAATTCAGGATGTCTTGCCTTTCGATTCAGACCTTAACCAACTCCTGACTGGATTAATCTTTGTAGCTCTTGTTATTGGTCTCATGCTCTTTTTCCTTGATACCAAACTAGGTCAGGCCTACATCGCTACAGGTGACAATCCTGATATGGCTCGTAGCTTTGGTATCAATACGGGTCGTATGGAACTTATGGGCTTGGTTCTCTCAAATGGGATCATCGCGCTTGCAGGGGCCTTAATTGCTCAACAAGAAGGATATGCAGATGTTTCTCGAGGAATCGGCGTGATAGTCGTAGGGCTTGCTAGCTTGATTATTGGTGAGGTTTTGTTCAAGAGTTTGACCTTGGCAGAGCGACTCATGACCATCGTTGTAGGCTCTATCGCTTATCAGTTCCTCGTTTGGGGAGTGATTGCTCTTGGGTTTAATACAAGTTATCTTCGTTTGTACAGCGCCTTGATTTTGGCAGTTTGTCTCATGATTCCAACCTTCAAAAGCAAATACCTGAAAGGAGTCAAGTTTAGCAAATGA
- the trpX gene encoding tryptophan ABC transporter substrate-binding protein: MKNKRLIGIIAGLAVLVVASLIYSSMNKPATKEEKKVAKVGVLQFVSHPSLDLIYQGIQDGLAEEGYKDDQVKIDFMNSEGDQSKVATMSKQLVANGNDVVVGIATPAAQGLASATKDLPVIMAAVTDPIGANLVKDLKKPGGNITGVSDHNPAEQQVELIKALTPDVKTIGALYSSSEDNSKSQVEEFKAYAEKAGLTVETFAVPSTNEIASTVNVMTSKVDAIWVPIDNTIASAFPTVVSSNQTAKKPIYPSATAMVEAGGLASVVVDQHDLGVATGKMIAKVLKGEKPADTPVNVFSTGKSVINKKLAQELGITIPESVLKEAGQVIE, translated from the coding sequence ATGAAAAATAAACGTTTAATTGGAATTATCGCTGGATTAGCAGTATTGGTAGTGGCTAGCTTGATTTATTCATCAATGAACAAGCCAGCAACTAAGGAAGAGAAAAAGGTTGCTAAGGTTGGTGTTCTTCAATTTGTTAGTCACCCATCCTTGGACTTGATTTATCAGGGGATTCAAGATGGACTAGCTGAAGAAGGGTATAAGGACGACCAAGTAAAAATCGACTTTATGAACTCTGAAGGCGATCAGAGCAAGGTTGCAACCATGAGTAAACAATTGGTGGCAAATGGAAACGATGTTGTTGTTGGAATTGCGACACCAGCGGCTCAAGGACTCGCTAGTGCTACAAAAGACCTACCAGTTATCATGGCGGCTGTAACTGATCCAATCGGTGCTAACTTGGTCAAAGATTTGAAAAAACCGGGTGGCAACATCACAGGGGTGTCAGATCACAACCCAGCTGAACAACAAGTAGAGTTGATTAAAGCTTTGACACCTGATGTTAAAACAATCGGCGCTCTCTACTCAAGCAGTGAAGATAACTCAAAATCACAAGTTGAAGAATTCAAGGCTTATGCTGAAAAAGCAGGTTTGACAGTCGAAACCTTTGCCGTTCCTTCAACTAATGAAATTGCTTCAACTGTTAATGTTATGACCAGCAAGGTCGACGCAATCTGGGTTCCAATTGACAACACCATCGCATCAGCCTTCCCAACAGTTGTATCAAGCAACCAAACAGCTAAAAAGCCAATCTACCCAAGTGCTACTGCCATGGTAGAAGCAGGTGGATTAGCATCTGTAGTAGTTGACCAACACGATCTTGGAGTGGCTACTGGTAAAATGATTGCCAAAGTATTGAAAGGCGAAAAACCAGCTGATACGCCAGTTAATGTCTTCTCAACTGGTAAGTCGGTTATCAACAAAAAACTAGCGCAGGAACTTGGTATCACAATCCCTGAGTCCGTTCTAAAAGAAGCAGGACAAGTGATTGAATAA